Within Ignavibacteria bacterium, the genomic segment AAGAAGAATTGCAAGCGCTCAGAGAAAAATACGGCGACGAGCGCAGAACAGAAATCGTGATGGACAAAACGGAATTCAACGTCGAAGATTTGATAGCGGAAGAAGACGTTGTCGTTACGCTTTCTCATGGCGGATTCATCAAGCGATTTCCAGTTTCGGGTTATCGTCGTCAAGGTCGGGGCGGAAAAGGTGTAACCGGCGCAACGACGAAAGAAGATGATTTTCTTGAACAAATGTTTATCGCAAGCACGCACGATTATTTGTTGTGCTTCACCGATAACGGACGGTGCTACTGGCTCAAAGTTTTTGAAATTCCAGAAGCGGGAAGAACGGCAAGAGGAAAAGCTATTGTCAACTTACTGCAAAAAGCACCGAATGAAAATATCGCGGCTGTGTTGAACGTAAAAGAATTTAAGGAAGACCAATTTATTTTGATGGTTTCGAAAAAAGGAATTGCAAAAAAATGTTCGCTCACGGATTTCAGCAATCCGCGCGCAAATGGAATTATTGCGATGGGACTTGATAAAGATGACCAAGTGCAAGACGTGAAACTCACGGATGGAACGCACGATGTCGTAATCGGAACGCACGAAGGAATTGCAATTCGATTTCACGAAAGCGAAATTCGTTCGATGGGAAGACAAGCCGGTGGTGTTCGTGGAATTAGGTTGGAGAAAAAAGATTTTGTCGTTGGTGTTGTTGCAACAAAACGAAGCACAACAACAATTCTTGTCGCATCGGAAAATGGAAACGGTAAGCGTACGGATTTAAGCGAGTATCGAGTGAGTCATCGCGGAGGAAAAGGAATTTACACGTTGAAATCAACAGAGAAAATTGGAAAGATGGTTGCAATTAAAGAAGCGTTAGACAATGATGATATCGTTGTAGTAACAGCCCAAGGAATGATAATCCGTCAACACGCATCAGATATACGTGAAACGGGACGCAACACACAAGGCGTTCGTATTATTCGTCTCGATGAAGGCGATTCGATTTCCGCTCTTGCAATTGTTCCGTCGGAAGATGAGGGCGAAGAAAAGGAAAATAATGGTCAAGAAAAATTGAAAATATAATCTAATGACTCACCCAAAAACCATCGCCGAACTTCGCAAAGCAAACTATAAATTTCTTCCCGTCAAAGAAGAAGTGCGAAGAAATTTAATTACAAAACTTCGCAACAAAGAAAAATTATTTCCCGGAATTATCGGATTCGATGAAACCGTCATTCCATCCATTGTTAATGCGCTTCTTGCGAAACACGATATTATTCTTCTCGGTTTGCGTGGACAAGCGAAATCGCGTTTGCTGCGGGAACTCACATCGTTGCTCGATGAATTTATCCCCGCCATAAAAGATTGCGAAATCAACGACAATCCATTTCATCCCGTGTGCAAACATTGTGTTGATACAGTTGCAGAACACGGCGACAATGTTGAAATCGAATGGCTTCATCGCGATGAACGCTTCAATGAAAAACTTGCAACGCCCGATGTAACAATTGCAGATTTAATCGGCGACATAGACCCAATAAAAGCCGCAACAAAAAAACTACATTTCGCGCACGAAGGAGCAATTCATTACGGAATTATTCCCCGCACCAATCGCGGAATTTTTGCCATCAACGAACTTCCCGATTTGCAGCCGCGCATTCAAGTCGGTTTGTTCAACATAATGGAAGAAAAGTTTGTGCAGATTCGCGGATTCAGCGTTCGCATTCCGCTCGATGTGATGATGGTGTTCACCGCCAATCCCGAAGATTATACCAATCGCGGAAACATTATCACACCGCTCAAAGATAGAATTGATT encodes:
- a CDS encoding magnesium chelatase — encoded protein: MTHPKTIAELRKANYKFLPVKEEVRRNLITKLRNKEKLFPGIIGFDETVIPSIVNALLAKHDIILLGLRGQAKSRLLRELTSLLDEFIPAIKDCEINDNPFHPVCKHCVDTVAEHGDNVEIEWLHRDERFNEKLATPDVTIADLIGDIDPIKAATKKLHFAHEGAIHYGIIPRTNRGIFAINELPDLQPRIQVGLFNIMEEKFVQIRGFSVRIPLDVMMVFTANPEDYTNRGNIITPLKDRIDSQILTHYPLTLEDGIEITEQEAMSERDGKEILVPY